One Rhizoctonia solani chromosome 1, complete sequence DNA window includes the following coding sequences:
- a CDS encoding cytochrome P450 family protein produces MNRGSEAYQATSFNQFEKGEKFHDMLEGFLGTGIFNSDGETWKLHRSMARPFFDRERVVNQSHFERHTGRLKSLLGVLSDKDDSSFDIQDLFSRYTLDFTMAFLFGLDSRTMVPPHLITKESEKLMFAFDTLRKAASTRIRIGSNWPLFELFSDRMKDSRRTVDAYIMPIVNEAIERNQSIAQGDDDATRTFLEYLVTVSNDPKLIRDTLVSFLLAGRDTSASLLTFTIYVLALYPDTYDQLSKEINSIVNDDRPCTFEEIKSMRYLRALINETLRVFPPVPFNIRRSKNLPSILPSSLSRAQNGRKDIWGDDAEEFKPGRWLAEDPQKVHTTNPFAFIPFNGGPRMCLGQNLAYLLVSHTIVELVRSFTWSLSSHIQQAKPPVNWRGEPGRKGEEQCWPKSSLTLYSDNE; encoded by the exons ATGAATCGCGGCTCTGAGGCATACCAAGCCACATCTTTCAATCAATTTGAAAAGGGGGAGAAGTTTCATGATATGTTAGAAGGCTTTTTAGGAACGGGTATATTCAACTCGGACGGAGAAACCTGGAAACTT CATCGCTCTATGGCGAGGCCATTTTTTGATCGAGAAAGAGTGGTTAATCAATCTCATTTTGAACGACATACTGGGAGGCTGAAGTCATTACTGGGTGTGCTATCCGACAAGGACGATTCATCATTCGATATACAA GATCTTTTTAGCCGTTACACTCTGGATTTTACCATGG CCTTCCTATTTGGATTAGACTCCCGTACTATGGTTCCCCCTCATTTGATCACCAAAGAATCAGAGAAATTGATGTTTGCATTCGATACTCTTCGCAAAGCAGCGTCAACACGAATTAGGAT CGGGTCAAATTGGCCCTTGTTTGAGCTATTTTCTGATAGGATGAAGGACTCGAGGCGAACCGTTGATGCATATATTATGCCTATCGTAAACGAAGCAATAGAAAGAAACCAATCCATCGCTCAGGGCGATGATGACGCTACAAGGACGTTCTTGGAGTACCTGGTAACAGTTAGCAATG ACCCGAAACTTATCCGCGATACTTTGGTTTCTTTCTTGTTAGCTGGACGAGATACA TCTGCGTCGTTGCTTACATTTACTATCTATGTATTGGCCCTGTATCCGGATACCTACGACCAACTTTCCAAGGAAATCAACAGCATCGTCAATGACGATCGCCCGTGTACCTTTGAGGAAATTAAGAGTATGCGATACC TGCGCGCGTTGATTAACGAAACGTTGAGAGTCTTTCCCCCTGTTCCATTTAACATTCGTCGGTCAAAAAACCTTCCGTCTATTCTACCGTCAAGCTTATCGAGGGCACAAAACGG GCGAAAGGACATATGGGGAGATGACGCGGAAGAATTTAAGCCGGGTAGATGGCTCGCGGAGGATCCTCAAAAGGTTCATACAACGAATCCGTTTGCTTTTATTCCGTTCAACGGAGGTCCCAGGATG TGCCTGGGACAAAACTTAGCCTACTTGCTGGTATCTCATACCATCGTCGAATTGGTCCGTAGCTTTACATGGAGCCTAAGCTCCCATATACAACAAGCAAAGCCGCCTGTCAACTGGCGTGGAGAGCCAGGCAGAAAAGGAGAAGAGCAATGCTGGCCTAAATCGTCCCTGACGCTGTATTCAGAT AATGAATAA
- a CDS encoding agmatinase, translated as MRPTACALLAACFAGIRAHLGHSEDSQNPLGADEGFQTWAKKYGTQFDMSFSGPLSFAHLPYTKCLEAENEDKPFDIAVLGMPFDSAVSYRPGARFGPYGIRSGSRRISPARGYTTAWGYNPYKQDIVIRDCGDVPIVPFDMKHAMDQMQTAYSTLIRGEAATQSSAVSASMRNLAKDGKLHPRIVTLGGDHAVILPILRSLHEVYGEVAVVHFDSHLDTWPVLGYYGIKDSTVITHGTMFWTAMTEGLVARGSSIHAGIRCKMAGIEDIEHDKDAGFSMITTDDIDQLGPDGIADKIRKHVGDKPVYLSLDIDVIDPALAPATGTPEPGGWTTREVKRILRGLTGLNVVGADVVEVAPAYDTNAETTSLVAADVVHEMLSIMIGKEPAIVRHADKKSGTRVEL; from the exons ATGCGCCCTACCGCTTGTGCGCTGCTCGCCGCGTGCTTTGCTGGCATTCGAGCGCACCTTGGACACAGTGAAGATTCTCAAAACCCTCTCGGGGCAGATGAAGGGTTCCAGACCTGGGCAAAGAAATATGGCACTCAATTTGACATGAGTTTTTCTGGTCCCTTGTCATTCGCACACTTGCCATATACCAAATGCCTTGAAGCTgaaaacgaagacaaaccaTTTGATATCGCTGTTCTGGGGATGCCATTCGATTCGGCTGTGTCCTATAGACCTGGCGCTCGTTTTGGCCCTTATGGGATTCGTTCAGGCTCCAGAAGAATTAGTCCTGCTCGAGGATATACGACTGCATGGG GCTATAACCCATACAAACAAGATATAGTTATACGAGATTGTGGAGAT GTCCCGATTGTTCCGTTTGACATGAAACATGCTATGGACCAAATGCAGACCGCATACAGTACCCTGATCAGGGGCGAAGCAGCGACTCAATCCAGTGCGGTCTCTGCGTCCATGAGGAATCTAGCGAAAGATGGCAAGCTTCATCCACGTATTGTAACCCTCGGAGGCGATCACGCAGTCATTCTCCCTATACTGCGTTCACTCCATGAGGTTTATGGGGAGGTCGCTGTAGTGCATTTTGATAGTCACCTTGACACTTGGCCCGTTTTGGGATACTATGGTATCAAAGACAGTACCGTTATTACTCATGGAACTATGTTTTGGACAGCGATGACCGAGGGCCTTGTTGCTAGAGGGAGTAGTATACATGCCGGTATTCGATGCAAGATGGCA GGAATTGAAGATATTGAACATGACAAAGACGCCGGATTCTCTATGATAACTACTGATGATATTGACCAGTTGGGACCGGACGGGATTGCCGACAAAATCAGGAAACACGTTGGAGATAAACCAGTTTATTTGAG CTTAGATATCGATGTAATTG ATCCCGCTCTAGCCCCTGCAA CGGGAACACCTGAGCCTGG AGGGTGGACTACTCGTGAAGTCAAACGAATCTTACGCGGGCTTACTGGCCTGAACGTTGT TGGCGCCGATGTGGTAGAGGTAGCTCCGGCCT ACGACACAAATG CCGAGACTACATCTCTGGTAGCTGCTGATGTAGTTCACGAAATGCTTTCGATAATGATTGGGAAGGAACCAGCCATCGTACGGCATGCGGACAAAAAGTCGGGCACGAGGGTAGAGCTATGA
- a CDS encoding dipeptidyl peptidase 3, translated as MASTTAVNAARFLADRNPPLCSLSVKDSFAQLTENEKLYAHWVGTAAWAGARIVQEQWTPEAQSLYDFLISIFSTSDGHKITDLVDLKSKSGLDEEEWTLLLEYVAQVFSNLVNYKSFGFTKFVPRLPEDKFAKVVEASPSSSKALPQWEKLKGHIYGVEPEASLLIGKRCDGHVSNYYPGTKVISNEEAEKIQKFAEKISLDIENTRVLKESDTSFAILIASADERPDEKHPKAFDNVDIAIRYGDYSSALKKVVDALTEAKKYAANEHQVKMIEGYIESFKSGSVKKHKEASTHWVKDVGPVVESYIGFIETYVDPYGGRAEWEGFTAIVNKALTAKFETMVDVFRKPDFTALEVVSFATGGIPAGINIPTLALLSYYEVREQVGFKNVSLANILAAKAANEIITFLSPEDVQFYKKWDTKAFDVQVANHELLGHGSGKLFTEDKDGKLNFDPEKTISPLTGKPVTTWYKPGQTAGSVLGVCSSSFEECRAECVGLYLTGNREILEIFGYTEEKDCQDIEYAQYLLMARAGVRALELYDPKAGKHLQAHMQARLGITNYFIQEGLAELVEFRDAEGKLEDLDRDKVLKDGHAAMGRLLVELQVRKSIADGEGAREFYEKLTTPRPGWAGEIRDLVLAKKQPRKVFVQPNTFVVDGKVELKEYPLTNEGVLQSFIERRL; from the exons ATGGCATCCACAACTGCCGTCAACGCCGCCCGATTTTTGGCAGATCGGAACCCGCCGCTATGTTCTCTCTCTGTCAAAGACTCGTTCGCTCAGTTGACTGAGAACGAGAAGCTGTATGCTCACTGGGTCGGTACCGCGGCATGGGCTGGTGCTCGTATCGTTCAGGAGCAGTGGACACCAGAGGCGCAATCACTATACGACTTTTTGATTTCCATCTTCTCTACCAGTGATGGTCATAAAATCACCGATCTGGTCGATTTAAAGAGCAAATCGGGGCTAGATGAGGAAGAATGGACCCTGTTACTCGAATATGTTGCCCAG GTATTCTCGAACTTGGTTAATTACAAGTCTTTTGGGTTTACCAAGTTTGTTCCGCGGTTACCTGAAGATAAGTTTGCTAAGGTTGTGGAGGCCTCGCCTTCTTCCTCGAAGGCTCTGCCACAATGGGAGAAG CTCAAGGGTCATATTTATGGTGTAGAGCCGGAAGCTAGTCTTCTCATTGGCAAGAGATGC GATGGACACGTCTCCAACTATTATCCCGGTACGAAGGTAATCAGCaatgaagaagctgaaaagATTCAAAAGTTTGCGGAGAAGATTAGCCTCGATATCGAGAATACTCG CGTCCTGAAGGAGTCTGACACATCTTTTGCTATTCTTATTGCATCTGCAGACGAAAGGCCGGATGAGAAGCACCCAAAGGCATTCGATAATGTTGATATTGCTATTAGATATGGCGACTACAGCTCTGCCCTCAAGAAAGTGGTCGATGCATTGACAGAGGCCAAGAAATACGCAG CAAACGAACATCAGGTTAAAATGATTGAAGGGTATATTGAAAG CTTCAAATCTGGCTCGGTCAAAAAACACAAAG AGGCAAGCACGCATTGGGTCAAAGATGTTGGACCAG TGGTCGAATCCTACATCGGCTTCATCGAAACATACGTCGACCCG TACGGCGGCCGGGCGGAATGGGAAGGATTTACCGCGATCGTGAATAAGGCGCTGACTGCCAAATTCGAAACCATG GTTGATGTGTTCCGCAAACCTGACTTTACTG CCCTGGAAGTGGTATCTTTTGCGACCGGGG GAATTCCCGCTGGTATCAAC ATCCCA ACCCTAGCTCTTCTTAGTTACTACGAAGTTCGGGAGCAAGTTGGTTTTAAG AATGTATCCCTTGCG AATATTCTTGCTGCCAAGGCGGCAAACGAGATCATCACGTTCTTGTCTCCTGAGGATGTCCAATTTTATAAAAAATGGGACACCAAGGCGTTTGACGTGCAGGTGGCCAATCATGAACTTCTTGGCCATGGATCAGGAAAGCT ATTTACCGAAGATAAAGATGGAAAATTAAACTTTGACCCCGAGAAA ACTATCAGCCCACTTACCGGAAAACCGGTTACTACCTGGTACAAACCTGGACAGACTGCTGGTTCGGTTCTGGGAGTGTGCAGCTCTTCTTTTGAGGAGTGCAGAGCTGAATGTG TTGGATTGTATCTCACGGGTAATCGCGAAATTCTGGAG ATCTTTGGCTACACCGAAGAGAAGGATTGCCAAGACATTGAG TATGCCCAATATCTACTCATGGCCCGTGCCGGCGTCCGTGCTCTGGAGCTTTATGATCCAAAGGCGGGAAAACATTTGCAGGCACATATGCAAGCTCGACTTGGCATCACCAACTACTTTATCCAAGAGGGTTTAGCCGAACTCGTCGAGTTCCGCGATGCGGAAGGTAAACTGGAAGAC CTCGATCGGGATAAAGTATTGAAAGATGGCCACGCAGCCATGGGGCGTCTTTTGGTAGAGTTACAAGTACGGAAAAGCATAGCTGATGGCGAGGGTGCACGCGAGTTCTATGAGAAGCTTACCACTCCTCGACCAGGGTGGGCTGGGGAAATTCG AGATCTTGTGCTGGCAAAGAAGCAGCCTCGCAAGGTATTCGTACAGCCCAACACGTTTGTGGTTGATGGTAAAGTAGAGCTGAAAGAATACCCTCTTACGAACGAGGGCGTTTTACAGAGCTTCATCGAGAGGCGACTGTAA